In a single window of the Papaver somniferum cultivar HN1 chromosome 8, ASM357369v1, whole genome shotgun sequence genome:
- the LOC113306420 gene encoding uncharacterized protein LOC113306420, whose translation MMKFISSLMSRLLHAYADSKTNSNSSEEATIKSVPREVFTEILAKVASASLADHFNANQSCKLFHEAGCDNLIFQHASVEELPITQWYPKPEVSTFLKQCEEAQNPEVLYRQEDVLGGKQLLTQKSRCMGKRSRSGEIEECRKKAKKSIGGMWIPPAIKMVIEMLTSHALKAQMPEQIWESNMFRLLQYT comes from the exons ATGATGAAGTTTATATCCAGTTTAATGTCAAGATTATTACATGCATACGCCGATTCAAAAACCAATAGTAATTCGTCCGAAGAGGCGACCATTAAATCTGTACCACGTGAGGTGTTTACAGAGATCTTAGCGAAAGTTGCATCTGCATCTTTAGCCGATCACTTCAACGCAAACCAAAG TTGTAAGCTTTTCCATGAAGCTGGATGCGATAATCTCATCTTTCAACATGCCTCTGTCGAAGAACTACCAATAACCCAATGGTACCCGAAGCCCGAGGTTTCTACATTCTTGAAACAATGTGAAGAAGCGCAGAACCCAGAAGTTCTGTATAGGCAAG aagatgttcTCGGAGGAAAACAGTTACTGACACAAAAAAGCAGGTGCATGGGAAAGAGATCAAGAAGTGGAGAGATTGAAGAGTGTCGAAAGAAAGCAAAGAAGAGTATTGGTGGAAT GTGGATTCCTCCAGCTATCAAAATGGTAATTGAGATGCTAACTAGTCATGCTTTGAAGGCTCAAATGCCAGAGCAAATATGGGAATCCAATATGTTCAGGCTTCTCCAGTATACGTAA
- the LOC113306421 gene encoding heparan-alpha-glucosaminide N-acetyltransferase-like, with product MVLVDQAGGILPSINHAPWNGVTLADFVMPFFLFIVGVALALAYKKLPCRVDATKKAVLRALKLFVFGILLQGGYLHGINSLTFGVDILQIILMGTLQRIAIAYLLTAVCEIWLKREGVVRSGRSMLKKYKFQWIFVLVLTVTYTALLYGLHVADWKYQIPSENSAFSSNTTSVKCGVRGDTGPGCNAVGMIDRELFGIQHLYKKPTYARTKECSMNSPDNGPLPPNAPSWCQAPFDPEGFLSSVMAVVTCMIGLHFGHIIVYFKDHKDRIISWTNPSAGLVVVGFTLDFCGMHINKALYSLSYACVTVGAAGILFVAIYVMVDVFGFRKPTLVFEWMGKHALVIYILAACNVFPILLQGFYWKEPGNNFLRLIGIGRS from the coding sequence ATGGTACTTGTAGATCAAGCTGGTGGTATCCTACCTTCAATTAATCATGCGCCATGGAATGGTGTTACTTTAGCAGATTTTGTAATGCCGTTTTTCTTGTTTATTGTTGGAGTTGCTCTTGCGCTAGCGTATAAGAAACTGCCGTGCAGAGTTGATGCAACCAAGAAGGCTGTGCTTCGGGCACTCAAACTTTTTGTCTTCGGCATTCTGCTTCAAGGCGGTTATTTACATGGCATCAACAGCCTTACTTTTGGTGTTGATATTCTACAAATTATATTGATGGGTACCTTACAGAGGATTGCAATAGCATATCTGTTAACAGCTGTGTGTGAGATTTGGCTCAAGAGGGAGGGCGTTGTGAGATCAGGACGATCTATGCTTAAGAAGTATAAATTCCAGTGGATATTTGTTCTGGTTCTCACTGTGACATATACTGCACTGCTGTATGGGCTACATGTTGCTGACTGGAAGTACCAAATTCCTAGTGAAAACTCGGCTTTCTCTTCAAATACAACATCGGTAAAATGTGGAGTTCGTGGAGACACTGGACCTGGCTGTAATGCTGTTGGAATGATTGACCGTGAATTGTTTGGCATTCAGCATTTATATAAGAAGCCGACCTATGCACGGACAAAGGAATGCAGCATGAACTCACCAGACAACGGCCCACTTCCACCCAATGCGCCTAGTTGGTGTCAAGCCCCATTTGACCCTGAAGGATTTTTAAGTTCTGTGATGGCAGTTGTTACCTGCATGATTGGTCTGCATTTTGGTCATATAATAGTATACTTCAAGGATCACAAGGATAGGATAATATCTTGGACGAACCCTTCCGCTGGTCTAGTTGTTGTGGGATTCACTTTGGACTTTTGTGGGATGCACATAAACAAAGCCCTCTACTCTTTAAGTTACGCATGCGTTACTGTTGGTGCTGCAGGTATTCTTTTTGTCGCAATTTATGTGATGGTTGATGTATTTGGTTTCAGAAAACCAACTCTGGTTTTTGAATGGATGGGAAAGCATGCTCTGGTGATCTATATTCTTGCAGCATGCAATGTCTTTCCGATCCTCTTACAGGGTTTCTACTGGAAGGAACCTGGAAACAACTTTTTGAGATTAATTGGTATTGGCCGCTCATAA